ACTCCAGCCCAACATAGAGTAGAGCGCCGCTTGCGCGGCGCACCCACCCCCAGCCCCTCCCTAGAAGGGAGGGGAGTAGAAGAGGCGCTGTCCGATCGACAGCCACCCCACCGCCTGTCCTATTCGCGCTGCATCTGCTCTACCCTGCGACATGAAACCGCGCTTCATTCCAAGCCATACCGCCTTTTCTGCGGCACCGTCTCTCAGGCGGCGCGTCGCAGGCGCTTTGCGGACGCCACCGCCCCCTTCTGCCCGACAACGGTGTGAACTTCGCCCTGCCATGGGATGTCGTGCCGCCTGCGCGCACGGGGCTGTATTTTTGCGCCATCCCGTCTATGGGGCTGGCGCAAAGCCGTCCTGCCCTTCGCCTGTAGAAAGCGCCCGCCTCATGACCGACTATCCCATCAAACGCGCCCTTCTGTCCGTGTCCGACAAGGCGGGCCTCGTCGAACTGGGGCAGGCACTGGGCCAGCATGGCGTCGAACTGGTGTCGACCGGCGGCACGGCGAAGGCGCTGCGCGAAGCCGGGCTTGAGGTGAAGGATATTTCCGACCTCACCGGCTTTCCCGAAATGATGGACGGCCGCGTCAAGACGCTGCACCCCAAGGTCCATGGCGGCCTGCTCGCCGTGCGGGGCAATCCGGAGCATGTCGCGTCGATGGACGAGCATGCGATCGGCGCGATCGACCTGGTGGTCGTCAACCTCTACCCCTTCGCCGCGACCGTCGCCAAGGGCGCGGAGCGCGCGGAGATCATCGAGAATATCGATATCGGCGGCCCGTCCATGGTCCGCTCCGCCGCGAAAAATCATGAGAGCGTCGCGATCGTGACCGACCCCGCCGACTATGCCCGGCTGATCGCCGAGATGGCGGAAAAGAACGGCGCGACCAGCTACGACTTCCGCCGGATGCTGGCGGCCAAGGCCTATGCCGCCACCGCCGCCTATGATTCGATGATCGCCAGCTGGTTCGCCTTCGCCGATCAGGGCGTCGCTTTCCCCGAAACGCTCGCGGTGGCAAGCACGCTCTCCACTACGCTGCGCTACGGCGAAAACCCGCACCAGTCGGCTGCGCTCTATCTGCCCACCAGCCCGTCGGCCAACGGCATCGCACAGGCCAGCCAGATCCAGGGCAAGGAACTCTCCTACAATAATTACAACGACGCCGACGCCGCGCTGGAACTGGTCAGCGAATTTCGCGACGGCCCGCCGACCGTCGTCATCGTCAAACACGCCAACCCCTGTGGCGTGGCGACCGGCGCAACGCTGATCGAAGCCTATGAAGCCGCGCTCGCCTGCGACAGCGTGTCGGCCTTCGGCGGCATCATCGCGGTCAACCGCCCGCTCGACGGCCCCACCGCCGAAGCGATCAGCGGCATCTTCACCGAAGTCGTCGCCGCGCCCGACGCAGACGACGACGCCAGGGCGATTTTTGCGAAGAAGAAGAATCTGCGCCTGCTGCTGACCGGCGACCTGCCCGATCCGGCGCGTCCCGGCTTGCAGATCAAGAGCATAGCGGGCGGCCTGCTGGTCCAGAGCCGCGACAATGGCCAGGTGACGCAAGACGCGTTGAAGGTCGTGACCAAGCGCGCGCCGACCGAGCAGGAACTCAAGGACTGCCTGTTCGCCTGGACCGTGGCCAAGCATGTGAAGTCGAACGCGATCGTCTATGCCAAGGATGGCAGCACCGCGGGCGTCGGCGCAGGCCAGATGAACCGTCTGGAATCGGCGCGCATCGCCGCGTGGAAGGCGAAGGACGCGGCTGAAAAGGCGGGCTGGGCCACCCCCCGCACGATCGGCTCGGCCGTCGCTTCCGATGCTTTCTTCCCCTTCGCCGACGGGCTGCTGGCGGCGGTGGAAGCGGGCGCCACGGCGGTGATCCAGCCGGGCGGATCGATCCGCGACGAAGACGTGATCGCCGCCGCCGACGAAGCGGGCCTGGCGATGGTCTTTACCGGCATGCGCCACTTCCGGCACTGATGACGTGATGCGGGTGCGAAGCTGATCCCTTCGCACCCGCAAAATAACGCTTTTCAGCCAATTTTTGTCAACTGGCCTCTTTTCAACAACAGCCTGTGCGCTTATTTAGAGCGGGACCCTGTTTCCACGTCAGACGCGGGGCAGACAATCAGAACAATGTTCGACAGGAGATACAGGATGACCAAGAAAACGTGGGTGGCGATGGCCGCCGCCATGACCCTTGCGCTGCCGGGCGTCGCGAGCGCCGGTAGCAACGACATGAACGTGATCGTCGACGGCCATGCCGGCACCGAAACCCGCGCCATTGCGGTGTCGGTGGCCGATCTCAACCTTGCCAGCACCAACGGCATGCGCCGCGCCGATTCGCGCGTGACCCGCGCCGCCAAGCAGGTGTGCGGCTTCGTCAACGGATCGGTCCTGCCCGTGACCGACGATTACCGCAATTGCTTCGGCAGCGCGATCGAGGGCGCACGCAGCGACCTCAACACACTGGCGCAGCGGATGAGCTGACGGCATCCGGCCGTCCCGCACAAAGATGCGTATCGAAGGGTCGCTCCACAGCCGTGGCGCGGCCCTTCGTCATGCTTACCGCCCGTTAACCACTCCTTAGAGGATTTCCTGCACTCCGGCAGGCACGAACGATCTTCCGGGGGAATAGCCTGCCATGCCGCGTACCGACCGACATGTGGATGTCGCCATCATCGGCGCTGGCCCGGCGGGTCTGACGGCCGCCTATCTGCTGACCAAGCAGGGGCTGAACGTCACGGTGATCGAAAAAGACCCGGTCTATGTCGGCGGCATCAGCCGCACGGTGGAACTGGACGGTTTTCGATTCGACATTGGCGGGCATCGCTTCTTTTCCAAGTCGCAGCAGGTCGTGGACCTGTGGAACGAGATACTGCCAGACGACTTCATCCAGCGCCCGCGGATGAGCCGCATCTATTATGAGGGCAAATATTACAGCTATCCCCTGCGCGCGTTCGAGGCCCTGTGGAACCTCGGCATCTGGCGCTCGACGCTGTGCATGGCAAGCTTCGCCAAGGCCAGGCTGCTGCCGAACCGCAACGTCCGCTCCTTCCAGGACTGGACCGTCAACGCCTTCGGCCACAAACTCTTCTCCATCTTCTTCAAGACCTACACCGAAAAAGTCTGGGGCATGCCCTGCAACGAAATGTCGGCGGACTGGGCGGCGCAGCGGATCAAGGGCCTGTCGCTGTGGAGCGCGGTGGTCGATGGCCTCAAACGCTCGCTCGGCCTCAACAAAAAGCCCAATGACGGCATGGCGACCAAGACGCTGCTGGAAACCTTCCGCTATCCGCGCCTTGGCCCCGGCATGATGTGGGAGGCCGCGCGCGACAAGGTGGTCGCTGGCGGCAACAATGTGCTGATGGCGCACAGCTTCAAGCGGCTGGAGGAGGACAAGGCGAACGGCGCATGGCGCCTGATCGCCACCGGCCCGCAAGGCGACGTCGCCATCACCGCCACCCATGTGATTTCATCTGCGCCGATGCGCGAACTGGCGGGGCGCATCCATCCCCTGCCCGACACGCTGCCCCAGGCGATGGACCTCAAATATCGCGACTTCATGACCGTGGCGCTGATGGTGAAGGGCGAGGATATCTTCCCCGACAACTGGATCTATATCCACGACAGCAAGGTACAGGTCGGCCGCATCCAGAATTTCCGCAGCTGGTCGCCCGAAATGGTGCCAGATCCTTCGCTCGCCTGCGTGGGGCTGGAATATTTCTGTTTCGAGGGGGACGGCCTCTGGTCCGCGTCCGACGCCGACCTGATCGCGCTCGCCACGCGCGAGATGGCGCAGTTGGGCCTGTGCAACCCCGAAGACGTCGTGGGCGGCGCGGTGGTGCGGCAGGAAAAGGCTTATCCGGTCTATGACGACGACTATGCCGCCAATGTGCTGGCGATGCGCAGCGAGTTGGAAGCGCGCTATCCCACGCTGCACATGGTCGGCCGCAACGGCATGCACCGTTACAATAATCAGGACCATGCGATGATGACGGCGATGCTGACCGTGCGCAACATCGTCGCGGGCGCGCGCATCCACGACGTGTGGAGCGTCAACGAGGATGCCGAATATCATGAGGCAGGCGAGGAAGGCCAGGACGCCGACGCGCAGGCGGCCCTTGCCAGCGTCCGCGCCGTGCCCTCCCGGTTGAAGGCCGCCTGACCGCCATGGCGAAGACCATCGGCGCGCTGTTGGCGCGGCTGATGTTCGCCCGTTATCTGCTGGCGAGCATCTGCGCGCTGGCGAGCGATCTCAGCCTATTCCTGACGCTCGACCATGGCGGCGCGTCCCCGGCGATCGCGACGCTGGGCGGCTATGCCATAGGCCTTGTTGTCCATTGGGTCATCAGCACCCGCTTCGTCTTCGACCTGCAAAATGGGCCGACCCATGCCCAGCGCCTGGGCTTCGTGGTCAGCGCGGCGGTCGGCATGGGCATCACATTGGCGCTGGTCACGCTGCTCAGCGCCGTTGGCATGGCCCCGGCGATCGCGAAGCTGTTGTCGGTGCCGGTCAGCTTCCTATCCGTCTATGCGATCCGCAAATATGGCATCTTTGCGCGCG
This window of the Sphingobium sp. CR2-8 genome carries:
- a CDS encoding NAD(P)/FAD-dependent oxidoreductase, which encodes MPRTDRHVDVAIIGAGPAGLTAAYLLTKQGLNVTVIEKDPVYVGGISRTVELDGFRFDIGGHRFFSKSQQVVDLWNEILPDDFIQRPRMSRIYYEGKYYSYPLRAFEALWNLGIWRSTLCMASFAKARLLPNRNVRSFQDWTVNAFGHKLFSIFFKTYTEKVWGMPCNEMSADWAAQRIKGLSLWSAVVDGLKRSLGLNKKPNDGMATKTLLETFRYPRLGPGMMWEAARDKVVAGGNNVLMAHSFKRLEEDKANGAWRLIATGPQGDVAITATHVISSAPMRELAGRIHPLPDTLPQAMDLKYRDFMTVALMVKGEDIFPDNWIYIHDSKVQVGRIQNFRSWSPEMVPDPSLACVGLEYFCFEGDGLWSASDADLIALATREMAQLGLCNPEDVVGGAVVRQEKAYPVYDDDYAANVLAMRSELEARYPTLHMVGRNGMHRYNNQDHAMMTAMLTVRNIVAGARIHDVWSVNEDAEYHEAGEEGQDADAQAALASVRAVPSRLKAA
- a CDS encoding GtrA family protein, whose translation is MAKTIGALLARLMFARYLLASICALASDLSLFLTLDHGGASPAIATLGGYAIGLVVHWVISTRFVFDLQNGPTHAQRLGFVVSAAVGMGITLALVTLLSAVGMAPAIAKLLSVPVSFLSVYAIRKYGIFARA
- the purH gene encoding bifunctional phosphoribosylaminoimidazolecarboxamide formyltransferase/IMP cyclohydrolase, giving the protein MTDYPIKRALLSVSDKAGLVELGQALGQHGVELVSTGGTAKALREAGLEVKDISDLTGFPEMMDGRVKTLHPKVHGGLLAVRGNPEHVASMDEHAIGAIDLVVVNLYPFAATVAKGAERAEIIENIDIGGPSMVRSAAKNHESVAIVTDPADYARLIAEMAEKNGATSYDFRRMLAAKAYAATAAYDSMIASWFAFADQGVAFPETLAVASTLSTTLRYGENPHQSAALYLPTSPSANGIAQASQIQGKELSYNNYNDADAALELVSEFRDGPPTVVIVKHANPCGVATGATLIEAYEAALACDSVSAFGGIIAVNRPLDGPTAEAISGIFTEVVAAPDADDDARAIFAKKKNLRLLLTGDLPDPARPGLQIKSIAGGLLVQSRDNGQVTQDALKVVTKRAPTEQELKDCLFAWTVAKHVKSNAIVYAKDGSTAGVGAGQMNRLESARIAAWKAKDAAEKAGWATPRTIGSAVASDAFFPFADGLLAAVEAGATAVIQPGGSIRDEDVIAAADEAGLAMVFTGMRHFRH
- a CDS encoding UrcA family protein, which codes for MTKKTWVAMAAAMTLALPGVASAGSNDMNVIVDGHAGTETRAIAVSVADLNLASTNGMRRADSRVTRAAKQVCGFVNGSVLPVTDDYRNCFGSAIEGARSDLNTLAQRMS